From the Vibrio alginolyticus NBRC 15630 = ATCC 17749 genome, one window contains:
- the tnpA gene encoding IS200/IS605 family transposase, giving the protein MSRYNQASHVFWRCQYHIVWTPKYRFRILKNNIGKEVYRCIYVYCNQLGCEVVELNVQVDHVHLVVKVPPKLSISKLMGVLKGKIALKLFSKFPHLRKNRLWGNHFWQRGYFVDSVGINEEIIRRYVRHQEKQERVEQQQLALD; this is encoded by the coding sequence ATGAGTAGATACAATCAAGCTTCCCACGTATTTTGGCGTTGTCAATACCATATAGTGTGGACGCCAAAGTATCGATTTAGGATCTTGAAGAACAATATAGGTAAAGAAGTTTATCGATGTATTTATGTTTACTGTAATCAACTTGGATGTGAAGTCGTAGAGCTAAACGTACAAGTTGACCACGTACATTTAGTTGTAAAGGTCCCACCAAAGCTTTCGATATCCAAGTTGATGGGGGTATTGAAAGGCAAAATAGCCTTAAAGCTATTTAGCAAGTTTCCTCACCTTAGGAAGAACAGGCTTTGGGGTAATCACTTTTGGCAAAGAGGCTATTTTGTCGATAGTGTTGGAATCAATGAAGAAATAATACGCCGATATGTAAGACATCAAGAGAAGCAAGAGCGAGTAGAGCAGCAGCAATTGGCGCTGGACTAA
- the vopD gene encoding type III secretion system translocon subunit VopD, translated as MLDKVGGTGRGELYGLGDTIKTNKAEKAPETKLEAGAVKSQSESGVSGAARYQLETPKAPTVSNQAQVVANLMSALAPTVSSLVSTTMKALNGEEVIKSPSDAVSQSLTLLTLLYQVSKLSREQQVLQREIAVEANVASLESQAAELNNSASAMIAMAVVSGVLAGATAIIGALGSFKAGKEIKNEMASNNVLKTQKAGFDQAEELLNNNSLSKTQQDQVKRAHSLAKDNIADTTAQLTSGGRKFDKLMSSNQAKNAILQALGQMANSASNVEQTKAQARSKDDEVQATRAQAAKQKADENIGFQEGLLKELRDLFRSISDSQNQAWRASVPTV; from the coding sequence ATGCTAGATAAAGTAGGCGGAACGGGTCGTGGTGAACTATACGGTTTAGGCGATACCATTAAAACCAACAAAGCAGAAAAAGCGCCGGAAACAAAGCTTGAAGCGGGCGCCGTTAAAAGCCAAAGTGAGTCAGGTGTTTCTGGTGCAGCACGCTACCAGTTAGAGACACCTAAAGCTCCTACAGTGAGTAATCAAGCTCAAGTTGTTGCAAACCTAATGAGCGCTCTTGCGCCGACGGTGAGCTCATTAGTGAGCACAACGATGAAAGCACTTAACGGTGAGGAGGTGATCAAGTCACCATCAGATGCGGTATCACAATCGTTGACGCTATTAACATTGTTGTATCAAGTATCAAAGCTGAGCCGTGAGCAGCAAGTGCTACAACGTGAAATTGCTGTTGAAGCAAACGTCGCGAGTTTAGAAAGCCAAGCGGCAGAGCTAAACAATTCGGCAAGCGCAATGATCGCGATGGCAGTCGTTTCGGGTGTATTAGCGGGTGCTACCGCAATTATTGGTGCCCTTGGTTCTTTCAAAGCAGGGAAAGAAATCAAGAATGAAATGGCGAGCAATAATGTACTGAAAACGCAAAAAGCTGGCTTCGATCAAGCAGAAGAGTTATTAAATAACAATAGCTTGTCTAAAACTCAGCAAGATCAGGTTAAGCGTGCGCACTCACTAGCGAAAGACAATATCGCAGACACGACAGCGCAGCTGACAAGTGGTGGCCGTAAGTTCGATAAGTTGATGAGCTCAAACCAAGCGAAGAACGCGATTCTTCAAGCTTTGGGCCAGATGGCAAACTCAGCATCGAATGTAGAGCAAACCAAAGCGCAAGCGCGCAGCAAAGATGATGAAGTACAAGCGACTCGCGCACAAGCAGCCAAACAGAAAGCCGATGAAAACATTGGTTTCCAAGAAGGTTTATTGAAAGAGCTACGTGACTTGTTCCGATCTATCTCAGATAGCCAGAACCAAGCGTGGCGAGCGTCAGTCCCAACGGTGTAA
- the vopB gene encoding type III secretion system translocon subunit VopB has protein sequence MSSIALDRIQTQVYSPESGQATLDNVQKTAPTATPSVTVENVKSKDADVLNTGKVKVQLDAPNAAVSDKVNDLTLKAMAQLQKIVDTIAKSLHAVADQTGSIAVKIIAGSADDFEVELAAITDKLKSAQNELKIQEVKVAKAKHEKEMVENQDKIKESEAAAKEAQKSGLAAKIFGWISAVVSIVVGAVMVATGVGAAAGALMIAGGVMGAVSMALQEPAVQDALKEAGINVDVLNKVVMALEIAVAVIGAVVTFGGAAAGGIAKLAAKGAGKVAQKVTEIATKAAANMAKVADMGTKAATTTAKAIRYGAETVDLAVNVGKGATDSVHAANNAHVTEIQADITDLRAKMTLSQAVIDKLKEEIGKLMEDFQELMSLIMQMIQAKSETMQTVLSRPATV, from the coding sequence ATGAGTTCTATTGCACTTGACCGCATCCAGACACAGGTTTATAGCCCTGAATCTGGCCAAGCCACGTTAGATAACGTGCAGAAAACGGCGCCTACAGCGACGCCTTCTGTGACGGTAGAAAACGTGAAGAGTAAAGATGCAGATGTACTGAACACCGGAAAAGTAAAAGTTCAGTTAGATGCACCTAACGCAGCTGTTAGTGACAAAGTGAATGATTTGACGCTAAAAGCCATGGCACAGCTGCAAAAGATCGTCGATACCATTGCAAAATCTCTCCATGCAGTTGCAGACCAAACAGGTTCGATTGCCGTCAAAATCATCGCAGGATCTGCTGATGATTTTGAAGTAGAGCTTGCTGCTATCACGGATAAACTGAAAAGTGCTCAAAACGAGCTGAAAATTCAGGAAGTGAAGGTCGCAAAAGCTAAGCACGAAAAAGAGATGGTGGAAAACCAAGACAAAATCAAAGAATCGGAAGCCGCTGCAAAAGAAGCCCAAAAATCAGGCTTAGCAGCGAAGATCTTTGGTTGGATCAGTGCGGTGGTTTCTATTGTTGTTGGTGCCGTAATGGTGGCAACGGGTGTTGGTGCAGCAGCCGGTGCACTTATGATCGCTGGTGGCGTTATGGGAGCAGTGAGCATGGCGCTGCAAGAGCCAGCCGTTCAAGATGCGCTAAAAGAAGCGGGCATAAATGTCGATGTGCTAAACAAAGTCGTAATGGCATTAGAAATCGCCGTCGCGGTTATTGGAGCTGTTGTGACGTTTGGTGGTGCAGCAGCTGGCGGTATCGCGAAACTTGCAGCAAAAGGTGCTGGTAAGGTAGCTCAAAAGGTCACAGAAATCGCTACGAAAGCCGCTGCAAACATGGCGAAAGTGGCGGATATGGGCACAAAAGCTGCGACAACAACAGCGAAAGCGATTCGTTATGGCGCAGAAACCGTCGATCTTGCCGTCAATGTGGGTAAAGGCGCAACGGACAGTGTCCACGCTGCTAACAATGCTCACGTGACAGAGATTCAGGCTGATATCACAGACCTTCGAGCCAAAATGACGTTAAGCCAGGCTGTCATTGATAAGCTCAAAGAAGAGATTGGTAAGTTGATGGAAGACTTCCAAGAGTTGATGAGCCTCATCATGCAAATGATTCAAGCGAAAAGTGAAACTATGCAAACGGTGTTAAGCCGTCCTGCAACGGTATAA
- the vcrH gene encoding SycD/LcrH family type III secretion system chaperone VcrH, whose translation MTKTNATDPSQMQAEELLSFLEEGGTLKMLHDVSQDTIEHIYAVGYNFFQSGKIEQAAKVFQLLSMLDHYQARFFIGLGAARQELGEYLQAIDAYSYAALVDVNDPRPPFHSAECHLKLEQLTEAESGFYSAKEMSAGKSQYADLHERAGIMLEAVRNKKE comes from the coding sequence ATGACTAAAACAAACGCGACCGATCCATCCCAAATGCAAGCAGAAGAGCTGCTGTCTTTTCTGGAAGAGGGAGGCACGCTAAAAATGTTGCACGATGTGTCTCAGGACACCATCGAACACATTTATGCCGTAGGTTACAACTTTTTCCAATCGGGAAAGATTGAGCAAGCAGCGAAAGTATTTCAATTACTCAGCATGCTTGATCATTATCAGGCGCGATTTTTCATTGGCCTTGGCGCGGCTCGTCAGGAGTTGGGTGAGTATCTGCAGGCAATAGACGCCTACAGCTACGCAGCGCTAGTGGACGTAAATGATCCACGCCCACCTTTTCACTCTGCTGAATGTCACCTGAAACTGGAACAACTGACAGAAGCAGAGAGTGGGTTTTACAGCGCGAAGGAGATGTCTGCCGGAAAATCACAATATGCAGATTTGCATGAGCGTGCAGGCATCATGTTAGAAGCGGTGAGAAATAAAAAGGAGTAA
- a CDS encoding virulence-associated V antigen encodes MTNMKTTGSTTGATDTAASSAPLPTFQQNLIEAFTPVLGEAETQQLASIISSLPTISGQTELQSIALYVDTLENLKAKNNAFAGISLTDTASVWLKSLQSANSDGELTAAEFNAQTNQTLSNQFQSWFSKLLTENVDSSLSTEFVSQFNLGTQSNQAEQIANLSETGLANATKEISLFVAELANQMGSREVRDASISFLRNAFSSLGSVNLAQLKSSDFLLTKESFALQVSAQLKSSFQGIGITLSTDDASALASRITWTPGISKQQLKEALDEMAAQVKGQYSAAYGEASGTNNLKAALNTVIGGTEPLTLSSLFANFAVSLTNIEIDDFYQDSAIADVQKTQITAAQVNLIKENTERDIRLQFEKIVKGESTGASFTERYEALRKNLGALKERLLNITDKEKADREVRAEHSLTARDLLAVVESSIGDRFDEQVLLALNERRVNRLEKRNDQKEALEDLTIQLKVFGVVQSKIHSTQSVDGVYKPGYPESNFKASDFNYSNQTDFEASPEYKYLTDNKITNHRDFLQTQGITIGDGASYQDEEKSKKLSNFSSSVSAKSKLLNDEVQIKTTELNDTSSQYNSTVEAMNKFVQKYHSILQEILRAI; translated from the coding sequence ATGACGAATATGAAAACGACTGGCTCTACGACAGGAGCAACAGACACAGCTGCGAGTAGTGCACCATTACCCACTTTCCAACAAAACTTGATAGAGGCATTTACCCCTGTACTGGGTGAAGCAGAGACTCAGCAACTTGCCTCGATAATCTCTTCATTGCCAACTATCTCGGGACAAACGGAATTACAAAGCATCGCGCTTTATGTTGATACGCTTGAAAACCTAAAAGCGAAAAATAACGCGTTTGCTGGTATATCATTGACCGACACCGCATCTGTTTGGCTAAAGTCGCTACAAAGTGCTAACTCAGATGGCGAATTAACCGCAGCCGAGTTTAATGCTCAAACAAACCAAACGCTATCAAATCAGTTTCAGTCTTGGTTTAGTAAGTTACTGACGGAAAACGTAGATAGCTCGTTATCTACTGAGTTTGTTAGTCAATTTAATCTGGGCACTCAGAGTAACCAAGCGGAGCAGATCGCCAACCTCTCCGAGACAGGTCTGGCTAATGCCACCAAAGAAATTTCTCTTTTTGTTGCAGAGCTTGCTAATCAAATGGGCTCCCGTGAAGTGAGAGATGCTTCTATTTCTTTTCTTCGCAATGCCTTTAGTAGCTTAGGTTCCGTTAATCTCGCGCAACTGAAGAGCTCGGATTTTCTGTTGACTAAAGAGAGTTTCGCTCTTCAAGTCTCAGCTCAATTAAAAAGTAGTTTTCAAGGCATCGGTATTACTTTAAGCACCGATGACGCAAGTGCGCTAGCTAGCAGAATTACCTGGACTCCTGGTATTTCTAAACAGCAGCTTAAAGAAGCGTTAGATGAAATGGCCGCTCAAGTGAAAGGCCAATATAGCGCAGCTTATGGTGAGGCGAGTGGAACGAACAATCTAAAAGCAGCACTTAATACTGTCATTGGTGGAACTGAGCCTTTGACCCTTTCTAGTCTGTTCGCCAACTTCGCGGTGAGTTTAACAAATATAGAAATCGACGACTTTTACCAGGACAGCGCGATAGCCGATGTCCAAAAGACACAGATAACGGCAGCTCAAGTTAATTTGATCAAAGAAAACACCGAACGAGATATCCGATTACAGTTTGAAAAAATAGTAAAAGGTGAATCTACCGGGGCTTCATTTACTGAGCGATACGAGGCATTGCGCAAGAACTTAGGGGCATTGAAAGAGCGTCTACTCAATATCACCGATAAAGAGAAAGCGGATCGCGAGGTGAGAGCAGAGCACTCTCTAACGGCTCGTGATTTGTTGGCCGTTGTTGAGTCCAGCATTGGAGACCGTTTTGATGAGCAAGTGCTGCTTGCACTAAATGAGCGTCGTGTTAACCGTTTAGAGAAACGTAATGACCAGAAAGAGGCATTAGAGGATCTCACAATACAGCTTAAAGTTTTTGGTGTTGTGCAATCAAAAATTCACTCTACGCAAAGTGTTGATGGGGTTTATAAACCGGGATATCCAGAAAGTAACTTCAAAGCGAGTGACTTTAACTACAGCAATCAAACGGATTTTGAAGCTTCACCTGAGTACAAGTATTTGACGGATAATAAGATAACAAACCATCGAGACTTCCTTCAAACACAAGGTATTACTATCGGTGATGGTGCGTCGTACCAAGACGAAGAGAAGTCGAAAAAACTGTCTAATTTTTCTAGTTCTGTCAGTGCTAAATCCAAGTTGCTTAACGATGAAGTGCAAATCAAAACCACTGAGCTGAACGACACCAGTTCTCAATACAACTCGACCGTTGAAGCGATGAACAAGTTTGTTCAGAAGTACCACAGTATTTTACAAGAAATCCTACGAGCCATTTAA
- a CDS encoding LcrG family type III secretion system chaperone gives MKQPFTDAIENAELAIRKAEDRTDIFNELLEGLGVGPVAGDVLLGGIKAPVDTMKRAEQELIDEVQRRRQQQNQLQGTSGKRRKRPTVMRGMMI, from the coding sequence ATGAAGCAACCGTTTACCGATGCGATTGAGAACGCTGAGCTTGCCATTAGAAAAGCTGAAGACAGAACCGATATTTTTAACGAGCTATTGGAAGGCTTAGGTGTTGGTCCTGTTGCGGGTGATGTTTTACTTGGCGGCATAAAAGCACCAGTAGATACCATGAAACGTGCAGAGCAAGAGCTAATAGACGAAGTCCAACGCCGCCGGCAACAACAAAATCAGCTACAAGGTACGTCAGGTAAACGCAGAAAGCGTCCCACAGTGATGCGCGGCATGATGATTTAG
- a CDS encoding LcrR family type III secretion system chaperone produces MKTKLILSLAQAGIEVTPYFWQQSEIQLGYRIEVEGLELVFRVEDGEIIIVLLKRVRPKLGLSNPFAGLFLLAEHAIQLYPSDWVIRGNVDVLRGSNMNSQRLAQFYLKACGASHDELDDWYCLRLADYRPLKKLKK; encoded by the coding sequence ATGAAAACAAAACTAATACTCTCGCTGGCGCAAGCGGGGATCGAAGTGACGCCATACTTTTGGCAACAAAGTGAAATTCAACTTGGTTATCGAATTGAAGTTGAAGGCTTAGAGCTCGTTTTTCGGGTGGAGGACGGTGAAATCATCATCGTTCTTCTGAAACGCGTTCGTCCAAAATTGGGGTTGAGTAACCCCTTTGCCGGCTTATTTCTCTTGGCTGAACATGCCATTCAACTTTATCCCTCCGATTGGGTCATTCGCGGCAACGTCGATGTGTTACGTGGTAGCAACATGAACAGCCAGCGATTGGCACAATTCTATCTAAAAGCATGCGGTGCAAGCCATGATGAGCTAGACGACTGGTACTGTTTACGTCTAGCAGATTATAGACCTTTGAAAAAGTTGAAAAAGTAA
- the vcrD gene encoding SctV family type III secretion system export apparatus subunit VcrD — translation MNHMNKLIDILNKVGQRKDIMLAVMLLAIVFMMILPLPTALVDVLIGTNMSIAVVLLMLAIYITTPLEFSAFPAVLLITTLFRLSLSITTTRLILLQGDAGQIVYTFGNFVVGGNLVVGIVVFLIITIVQFMVITKGSERVAEVSARFSLDAMPGKQMSIDGDMRAGVIDVHEARHRRSLIEKESQMYGSMDGAMKFVKGDSIAGLVIIVVNILGGVTIGVTQKGMSASEALELFAILTVGDGLVSQIPALFIAITAGIIVTRVSHEDSSDLGSDIGGQVIAQPRALLIGGVLLVLFALIPGFPKITFLVLAAVVGGGGFFLFYQQKKQAESDSTDLSSFVSQGAGSPAAKPSKPTPSRNSKGKLGEQEEFAMTVPLLIDLDASLQESLEAVALNEELARVRRALYLDLGVPFPGIHLRFNEGMQNGEYLIQLQEVPVARGRIVKDQLLVTEGNEQIDLLGVPYEQDEDFLPGISSIWVAQSYEQKLVASHVGFLTPDRILTYHLSHVLKEYAQDFIGIQETRYLLEQMEGSYSELVKEAQRIVPLQKMTEILQRLVSEDISIRNLRVILEAMVEWGQKEKDVVQLTEYIRSSLKRYICYKYASGQNMLPAYLLDQNLEDTIRSGIRQTSAGSYLALDPSVTQQFVSDVKQTIGDLSRMPNKPVLVVSMDVRRYVRKLIESEYYDLPVLSFQELTQQINIQPLGRVGM, via the coding sequence GTGAATCACATGAATAAGTTGATCGATATTCTAAACAAAGTAGGGCAACGCAAAGACATCATGCTTGCGGTGATGTTACTCGCGATCGTCTTTATGATGATATTGCCACTTCCTACCGCACTGGTGGATGTGCTGATTGGCACCAACATGAGCATTGCGGTGGTGCTGCTTATGTTAGCGATTTACATCACCACGCCACTTGAGTTCTCTGCATTTCCTGCGGTGCTATTGATCACGACATTGTTTCGTCTGTCTTTATCTATCACGACAACCCGCTTGATCTTGCTACAAGGCGATGCTGGTCAAATCGTTTATACATTCGGTAACTTCGTTGTGGGCGGTAACTTAGTGGTCGGTATTGTTGTGTTCCTGATCATTACCATTGTTCAGTTTATGGTGATCACCAAAGGCTCAGAAAGGGTAGCAGAAGTTAGTGCGCGCTTCTCACTCGATGCGATGCCTGGTAAGCAGATGAGTATTGACGGTGACATGCGTGCTGGAGTAATTGACGTACACGAAGCTAGGCACCGACGATCACTGATTGAAAAAGAAAGCCAAATGTATGGCTCGATGGATGGCGCGATGAAGTTCGTTAAAGGCGACTCCATTGCGGGTCTGGTCATCATTGTGGTCAACATCTTAGGTGGCGTCACGATCGGGGTAACGCAAAAAGGCATGAGTGCTTCTGAAGCACTTGAGTTATTTGCGATTTTGACCGTTGGCGATGGTTTGGTGTCGCAGATCCCGGCACTCTTTATCGCGATTACCGCCGGTATTATCGTGACGCGTGTTTCTCATGAAGACTCTTCTGATCTTGGGTCGGACATTGGTGGACAGGTCATTGCTCAGCCACGTGCGCTTCTTATTGGTGGTGTGCTTTTGGTGCTGTTCGCACTCATTCCTGGGTTTCCAAAAATCACTTTTCTGGTCTTGGCCGCCGTGGTTGGTGGTGGTGGTTTCTTCCTTTTCTATCAACAGAAAAAACAAGCGGAATCAGATAGCACCGACTTATCAAGCTTTGTTTCGCAAGGGGCCGGTTCGCCAGCGGCGAAGCCAAGCAAACCCACGCCTTCTAGAAACAGCAAAGGTAAGTTAGGTGAGCAAGAAGAGTTCGCCATGACGGTCCCGCTGTTGATTGATCTTGACGCGAGCCTTCAGGAAAGCTTGGAAGCGGTCGCATTAAATGAAGAGCTAGCAAGGGTTAGACGCGCACTATATCTCGACCTAGGCGTGCCTTTCCCAGGCATCCACCTGCGCTTTAACGAGGGGATGCAAAATGGCGAGTACTTAATTCAGTTACAAGAAGTCCCGGTTGCACGAGGACGAATTGTTAAAGATCAACTCTTGGTGACAGAAGGGAATGAACAGATCGATTTATTAGGCGTGCCTTATGAGCAAGATGAAGATTTTCTACCTGGTATTTCTAGCATTTGGGTGGCACAGAGTTATGAGCAAAAACTCGTAGCCAGTCATGTCGGTTTTCTCACACCCGACAGGATTTTAACGTACCACTTGTCTCATGTTCTCAAGGAGTACGCACAAGACTTTATTGGTATTCAGGAGACGCGTTATCTGTTGGAGCAGATGGAAGGCAGTTATTCGGAGCTAGTCAAAGAGGCCCAGCGTATTGTTCCGTTGCAAAAAATGACGGAAATCTTGCAACGCTTGGTTTCTGAAGACATTTCTATCCGAAACCTTCGCGTGATCTTGGAAGCGATGGTTGAGTGGGGCCAAAAAGAGAAAGATGTTGTACAGCTGACGGAGTACATTCGTTCCAGCTTAAAACGTTACATTTGCTACAAATACGCAAGCGGACAAAACATGTTGCCCGCTTACTTATTGGATCAAAATCTCGAAGACACAATACGCAGCGGTATTCGTCAAACCTCAGCAGGGAGTTACTTGGCGTTAGACCCGTCAGTAACGCAACAATTTGTCAGTGATGTGAAACAGACCATTGGTGACTTAAGCCGCATGCCGAATAAACCTGTGCTAGTTGTGTCTATGGATGTACGCCGATATGTGCGAAAGCTTATTGAATCGGAATACTACGATCTGCCCGTTTTGTCATTTCAAGAACTAACCCAGCAAATCAATATTCAGCCACTTGGAAGGGTGGGGATGTAA
- the vscY gene encoding type III secretion system chaperone VscY translates to MLRSKDIELLLVHAALQVQYQKPEHAISILDAVLEIEPQHKEAMQTLAVACLQSGRYTRAIEVCEHLLKSDLHPDSAGLWFCLSQARWKQNDVDGARQAHRRYLQSLNSESHE, encoded by the coding sequence ATGTTGAGATCCAAAGACATTGAACTCTTACTTGTTCACGCTGCGCTACAAGTTCAATACCAAAAGCCAGAGCATGCCATTTCTATTCTCGATGCGGTTCTAGAAATAGAACCGCAGCACAAAGAGGCGATGCAAACACTTGCTGTGGCGTGTTTACAAAGTGGTCGATATACCCGGGCGATTGAGGTGTGTGAGCACTTATTAAAATCCGACCTTCATCCTGACTCGGCAGGACTCTGGTTTTGTTTAAGCCAAGCGCGTTGGAAACAAAATGACGTCGATGGCGCCCGTCAAGCGCACCGACGCTATCTGCAATCTTTAAATAGTGAATCACATGAATAA
- the vscX gene encoding type III secretion system protein VscX: MTRVSTLNVGIEAFTHVTHSEVKADFPERFQLLPDGQAVATHLEKLYDLRPSDQYLIALTKPKLLHSELLRPEKYRQQFDETLSQLQVLAQDSGSASFIKASETLQSTQLDQRYLTMALNLLIQV, from the coding sequence ATGACTCGAGTCAGCACTTTAAACGTAGGCATCGAAGCCTTTACGCATGTTACTCATAGTGAAGTTAAGGCCGATTTCCCAGAGCGATTTCAACTGCTTCCTGATGGGCAGGCGGTCGCTACACATTTAGAGAAGCTCTATGATCTCAGGCCTTCAGACCAATATCTCATCGCGTTAACTAAGCCCAAGCTGCTGCACTCAGAGTTGTTGCGTCCAGAAAAATACCGTCAACAATTTGATGAAACGTTATCTCAGCTGCAAGTTCTTGCACAGGATTCAGGCTCCGCTTCTTTTATCAAAGCATCTGAAACGCTACAAAGTACGCAACTAGATCAGCGTTACCTCACTATGGCGCTCAATCTCCTTATTCAGGTCTAA
- the sycN gene encoding type III secretion chaperone SycN has product MSWIDASVDEFCRGMGLDAVDFSSAGRVQLDFEQSGTLHIERQGEQLFLMLSRALSWHQTSDMIQSALCLCHADQGWPFEIKTGLLDEQTLVFSARLKGEEVTLPTLEQAFTLLARLHNDVAGS; this is encoded by the coding sequence ATGAGTTGGATTGATGCATCCGTCGATGAATTTTGCCGAGGAATGGGGCTCGATGCCGTCGATTTCTCATCAGCTGGACGGGTGCAGCTGGATTTTGAGCAAAGTGGTACGCTGCATATTGAGCGACAGGGTGAGCAGTTATTCTTGATGTTGTCTCGAGCGTTATCTTGGCATCAAACCAGTGACATGATTCAAAGTGCACTGTGTTTGTGTCATGCCGATCAAGGCTGGCCTTTCGAAATTAAAACCGGCTTGTTAGATGAGCAAACTCTGGTTTTTTCAGCAAGGCTAAAAGGAGAAGAAGTAACACTTCCGACCTTAGAGCAAGCGTTTACGCTTTTGGCTCGTCTACATAACGATGTGGCAGGCTCATGA